A single Pseudomonas putida DNA region contains:
- the ttgA gene encoding toluene efflux RND transporter periplasmic adaptor subunit TtgA — translation MQFKPAVTALVSAVALATLLSGCKKEEAAPAAQAPQVGVVTIQPQSFTLTSELPGRTSAFRVAEVRPQVNGIILKRLFKEGSEVKEGQQLYQIDPAVYEATLANAQANLQATKSLAERYKQLVNEQAVSKQEYDDASAKRLQAEASLKSAQIDLRYTKVLAPISGRIGRSSFTEGALVSNGQTNAMATIQQLDPIYVDVTQSTAELLKLRRDLESGQLQKAGDNAASVQLVLEDGSLLKQEGRLEFSEVAVDETTGSVTLRALFPNPDHTLLPGMFVHARLKAGVNANAILAPQQGVTRDLKGAPTALVVNQENKVELRQLKASRTLGSDWLIEEGLNPGDRLITEGLQYVRPGVEVKVSDATNVKKPGSPDQANAAKADAKAE, via the coding sequence ATGCAATTCAAGCCAGCCGTTACCGCTCTGGTTTCCGCCGTCGCCCTGGCAACCCTGCTAAGTGGCTGTAAGAAAGAAGAAGCCGCGCCCGCAGCGCAGGCTCCTCAGGTCGGCGTCGTGACCATTCAGCCACAATCCTTCACCCTGACCTCGGAACTGCCAGGGCGCACCAGCGCCTTCCGCGTCGCCGAAGTGCGCCCGCAGGTCAATGGCATCATCCTCAAGCGCCTGTTCAAGGAAGGCAGCGAGGTCAAGGAAGGCCAGCAGCTGTACCAGATCGACCCTGCCGTTTACGAAGCCACCCTGGCCAACGCCCAGGCCAACCTGCAGGCGACCAAGTCGCTGGCCGAGCGCTACAAGCAGCTGGTCAACGAACAGGCGGTCTCGAAACAGGAATACGACGACGCCAGTGCCAAACGATTGCAGGCCGAAGCTTCGCTGAAAAGCGCGCAGATCGACCTGCGTTACACCAAGGTACTCGCCCCGATCAGCGGCCGTATTGGCCGCTCCTCGTTTACCGAAGGCGCCCTGGTGAGCAATGGCCAGACCAACGCCATGGCCACCATCCAGCAGCTCGACCCGATCTACGTCGACGTCACCCAGTCCACTGCCGAGCTGCTCAAGCTGCGCCGTGACCTGGAAAGCGGCCAGCTGCAGAAGGCCGGCGACAACGCCGCCTCGGTGCAGCTTGTGCTTGAGGATGGCAGCCTGCTGAAGCAGGAAGGTCGCCTGGAGTTCTCGGAAGTCGCGGTCGATGAGACCACTGGCTCCGTGACCCTGCGCGCGCTCTTCCCCAACCCCGATCACACCCTGCTGCCTGGCATGTTCGTGCATGCGCGGCTCAAGGCCGGGGTCAACGCCAACGCCATCCTGGCCCCGCAGCAGGGCGTGACCCGCGACCTCAAGGGCGCGCCAACCGCGCTGGTGGTCAACCAGGAGAACAAGGTCGAACTGCGCCAGCTCAAGGCCAGCCGTACCTTGGGCAGCGACTGGCTGATCGAGGAAGGCTTGAACCCGGGCGACCGCCTGATCACCGAAGGCCTGCAGTACGTACGCCCAGGCGTCGAGGTCAAGGTCAGCGACGCCACCAACGTCAAGAAGCCAGGCAGCCCTGATCAGGCCAACGCGGCCAAAGCAGACGCCAAAGCGGAGTAA
- the ttgR gene encoding efflux transport transcriptional regulator TtgR, with protein sequence MVRRTKEEAQETRAQIIEAAEKAFYKRGVARTTLADIAELAGVTRGAIYWHFNNKAELVQALLDSLHETHDHLARASESEDELDPLGCMRKLLLQVLNELVLDARTRRINEILHHKCEFTDDMCEIRQQRQGAVLDCHVGIKLAFANAVRRGQLPADMDIERAAVALFAYVDGLIGRWLLLPDSFDLLRDAEKWVDTGLDMLRLSPALRK encoded by the coding sequence ATGGTCCGTCGAACCAAAGAAGAAGCCCAGGAGACCCGCGCCCAGATCATCGAGGCCGCGGAAAAGGCCTTCTACAAGCGCGGGGTTGCGCGAACCACACTGGCTGACATCGCCGAGCTGGCGGGCGTGACCCGGGGGGCCATCTACTGGCACTTCAACAACAAGGCAGAACTGGTGCAGGCACTGCTCGACAGCCTGCATGAAACCCATGACCACCTGGCGCGGGCCAGTGAAAGCGAAGACGAACTGGACCCGCTCGGCTGCATGCGCAAGCTTTTGCTGCAGGTGCTCAATGAGCTGGTGCTGGACGCCCGTACCCGGCGTATCAATGAAATCCTGCATCACAAGTGCGAGTTCACCGATGACATGTGTGAAATTCGCCAGCAGCGCCAAGGTGCGGTGCTGGATTGCCATGTGGGCATCAAGCTGGCCTTCGCCAATGCCGTGCGCCGCGGCCAGCTGCCTGCGGATATGGATATAGAACGAGCGGCCGTGGCTCTGTTCGCCTATGTCGATGGCCTGATCGGGCGCTGGCTGCTGCTGCCGGACAGTTTCGATCTGCTGCGCGACGCTGAAAAATGGGTCGACACAGGGCTGGATATGCTGCGCTTGAGCCCAGCGCTACGCAAATGA